The following are encoded in a window of Carassius auratus strain Wakin chromosome 6, ASM336829v1, whole genome shotgun sequence genomic DNA:
- the LOC113096872 gene encoding leucine-rich repeat flightless-interacting protein 2-like isoform X3 — protein sequence MATQVTGRKRIPNREKLSAEDDALSQIAREAEARLAAKRAARAEAREIRMKELERQQKEIYQAQKRYYGPDSKWGHIEQWMEDSERYSRHSRRHTSISDDEERMSVGSRGSLRGNHTDLCSSTSSLPSARLQNGRPSALFNDPPRSRSHRGSLHEESSYSATRRFSGSSARGPSDYNGFLGSSSRASSRASSARASPVVEERSDFLEKGSRTASTLSAATLASLGGGLSRRGSCDTSISADTEASIREMKDSLVEVEEKYRKAMVSNAQLDNEKTNLMYQVDTLRDTLMELEEFLCETRRECEEKSRDFERERHAHNVLKFQFEEMKETLKQSEELLTEAQQSRGKQADYVKEIADLQETLEWKDKKIRALERQKEYSDINHDEREALRNEVCRLRDALKKHGIMQGSEVTANGELADRAIDGHAVAETASRLNQDSHTPTITGDSMLEIRLRKLVEERESLLDQVRKYKAIAEQTQKNGTEETGSTDEDDLKNGLDPHILDLQRDANRQISDLKFKLVKSEQEVTALEQNIIRLEGQVSRYKTSAEAAEKVEDELKVEKRKLQRELRSSLDRIDELEASNSHLTKRLEKMKANRSALLAQQ from the exons ATGGCAACGCAAGTAACGGGGAGGAAAAGAATTCCCAACCGGGAGAAACTATCGGCGGAGGATGATGCTCTCAGTCAAATAGCTCGCGAG GCAGAGGCAAGACTGGCCGCTAAACGGGCAGCCCGGGCAGAAGCTCGAGAAATCCGTATGAAGGAATTGGAGAGACAACAGAAAGAG ATATATCAAGCCCAAAAG AGATACTATGGGCCGGACAGCAAATGGGGCCATATTGAACAGTGGATG GAGGACAGTGAGCGGTATTCCCGCCACTCTCGGAGACATACCTCG ATATCAGATGATGAGGAGCGGATGTCTGTTGGCAGTCGGGGCAGTTTGAGG GGCAACCACACAGATCTCTGCAGCAGCACCAGCAGTCTGCCTTCAGCCAGACTACAAAATGGACGG CCCTCTGCGCTTTTTAATGACCCCCCTCGTTCAAGAAGTCACAGG GGGTCACTGCATGAAGAGAGTTCTTACTCTGCCACTAGGCGTTTCAGTGGCTCCAGCGCTAGAGGC CCTTCAGACTATAATGGCTTTCTGGGCTCCAGTTCCAGGGCCTCTTCTAGGGCTAGTTCAGCCCGTGCCAGTCCAGTG GTGGAGGAAAGGTCAGATTTCCTGGAAAAG GGGTCCAGGACAGCCTCCACCCTCTCTGCTGCAACTCTAGCATCCCTTGGTGGAGGTTTATCACGAAGAGGAAGCTGTGATACCTCGATTTCAGCGGACACTGAGGCCTCCATACGGGAAATGAAG GACTccctggtggaggtggaggagaaATACCGTAAGGCAATGGTGTCCAATGCTCAGCTGGACAATGAGAAGACAAACCTGATGTATCAGGTGGACACACTGAGAGACACTCTGATGGAGCTGGAGGAATTTCTGTGTGAGACACGCAGAGAGTGTGAGGAGAAAAGCAGA GACTTCGAGCGAGAGCGTCATGCCCACAATGTCCTGAAGTTCCAGTTTGAGGAGATGAAGGAAACACTGAAACAGAGTGAAGAGTTGCTGACG GAAGCTCAACAGTCTCGTGGAAAGCAGGCAGACTATGTTAAAGAGATCGCTGACCTGCAAGAAACATTGgaatggaaagataaaaagatcCGG GCCTTAGAGAGGCAGAAGGAATATTCAGACATTAACCATGATGAACGGGAAGCACTCAGGAATGAAGTATGTCGGCTTAGGGATGCTCTAAAG aaacatggcatTATGCAGGGATCTGAGGTGACGGCCAATGGGGAGTTAGCAGACCGGGCGATTGATGGGCATGCTGTTGCGGAAACAGCCTCCCGATTGAATCAAGACTCTCACACGCCCACTATAACTGGAGACAGCATGTTAG AGATCAGATTGAGGAAGCtggtggaagagagagagagtttgctcGACCAG GTGCGGAAGTATAAAGCCATTGCAGAGCAGACCCAAAAGAATGGGACAGAAGAAACAGGAAGCACAGATGAAGATGACCTAAAGAATGGTCTGGACCCTCATATTCTAGATCTGCAGA GAGATGCTAACAGGCAGATCAGTGACCTGAAATTCAAGCTGGTCAAGTCTGAGCAAGAAGTCACAGCACTCGAACAAAAC ATCATTCGACTTGAGGGTCAGGTGAGCCGCTATAAAACGTCTGCTGAGGCTGCAGAGAAAGTGGAAGATGAGCTAAAAGTGGAGAAACGGAAGTTGCAGAGAGAG CTGAGGTCTTCACTTGACCGTATCGATGAACTGGAAGCAAGCAACAGCCACCTTACGAAGAGACTAGAGAAGATGAAGGCCAATCGGAGTGCACTTCTGGCACAGCAGTGA
- the LOC113096872 gene encoding leucine-rich repeat flightless-interacting protein 2-like isoform X1, giving the protein MATQVTGRKRIPNREKLSAEDDALSQIAREAEARLAAKRAARAEAREIRMKELERQQKEIYQAQKRYYGPDSKWGHIEQWMEDSERYSRHSRRHTSISDDEERMSVGSRGSLRGNHTDLCSSTSSLPSARLQNGRPSALFNDPPRSRSHRGSLHEESSYSATRRFSGSSARGPSDYNGFLGSSSRASSRASSARASPVVEERSDFLEKGSRTASTLSAATLASLGGGLSRRGSCDTSISADTEASIREMKVILNLSNFILCYNDHVLYVISKFLFVCSQDSLVEVEEKYRKAMVSNAQLDNEKTNLMYQVDTLRDTLMELEEFLCETRRECEEKSRDFERERHAHNVLKFQFEEMKETLKQSEELLTEAQQSRGKQADYVKEIADLQETLEWKDKKIRALERQKEYSDINHDEREALRNEVCRLRDALKKHGIMQGSEVTANGELADRAIDGHAVAETASRLNQDSHTPTITGDSMLEIRLRKLVEERESLLDQVRKYKAIAEQTQKNGTEETGSTDEDDLKNGLDPHILDLQRDANRQISDLKFKLVKSEQEVTALEQNIIRLEGQVSRYKTSAEAAEKVEDELKVEKRKLQRELRSSLDRIDELEASNSHLTKRLEKMKANRSALLAQQ; this is encoded by the exons ATGGCAACGCAAGTAACGGGGAGGAAAAGAATTCCCAACCGGGAGAAACTATCGGCGGAGGATGATGCTCTCAGTCAAATAGCTCGCGAG GCAGAGGCAAGACTGGCCGCTAAACGGGCAGCCCGGGCAGAAGCTCGAGAAATCCGTATGAAGGAATTGGAGAGACAACAGAAAGAG ATATATCAAGCCCAAAAG AGATACTATGGGCCGGACAGCAAATGGGGCCATATTGAACAGTGGATG GAGGACAGTGAGCGGTATTCCCGCCACTCTCGGAGACATACCTCG ATATCAGATGATGAGGAGCGGATGTCTGTTGGCAGTCGGGGCAGTTTGAGG GGCAACCACACAGATCTCTGCAGCAGCACCAGCAGTCTGCCTTCAGCCAGACTACAAAATGGACGG CCCTCTGCGCTTTTTAATGACCCCCCTCGTTCAAGAAGTCACAGG GGGTCACTGCATGAAGAGAGTTCTTACTCTGCCACTAGGCGTTTCAGTGGCTCCAGCGCTAGAGGC CCTTCAGACTATAATGGCTTTCTGGGCTCCAGTTCCAGGGCCTCTTCTAGGGCTAGTTCAGCCCGTGCCAGTCCAGTG GTGGAGGAAAGGTCAGATTTCCTGGAAAAG GGGTCCAGGACAGCCTCCACCCTCTCTGCTGCAACTCTAGCATCCCTTGGTGGAGGTTTATCACGAAGAGGAAGCTGTGATACCTCGATTTCAGCGGACACTGAGGCCTCCATACGGGAAATGAAGGTCATTTTGAatttatcaaattttattttgtgttataatGACCATGTTCTGTATGTAATTTCAAAATTTTTGTTTGTCTGCTCTCAGGACTccctggtggaggtggaggagaaATACCGTAAGGCAATGGTGTCCAATGCTCAGCTGGACAATGAGAAGACAAACCTGATGTATCAGGTGGACACACTGAGAGACACTCTGATGGAGCTGGAGGAATTTCTGTGTGAGACACGCAGAGAGTGTGAGGAGAAAAGCAGA GACTTCGAGCGAGAGCGTCATGCCCACAATGTCCTGAAGTTCCAGTTTGAGGAGATGAAGGAAACACTGAAACAGAGTGAAGAGTTGCTGACG GAAGCTCAACAGTCTCGTGGAAAGCAGGCAGACTATGTTAAAGAGATCGCTGACCTGCAAGAAACATTGgaatggaaagataaaaagatcCGG GCCTTAGAGAGGCAGAAGGAATATTCAGACATTAACCATGATGAACGGGAAGCACTCAGGAATGAAGTATGTCGGCTTAGGGATGCTCTAAAG aaacatggcatTATGCAGGGATCTGAGGTGACGGCCAATGGGGAGTTAGCAGACCGGGCGATTGATGGGCATGCTGTTGCGGAAACAGCCTCCCGATTGAATCAAGACTCTCACACGCCCACTATAACTGGAGACAGCATGTTAG AGATCAGATTGAGGAAGCtggtggaagagagagagagtttgctcGACCAG GTGCGGAAGTATAAAGCCATTGCAGAGCAGACCCAAAAGAATGGGACAGAAGAAACAGGAAGCACAGATGAAGATGACCTAAAGAATGGTCTGGACCCTCATATTCTAGATCTGCAGA GAGATGCTAACAGGCAGATCAGTGACCTGAAATTCAAGCTGGTCAAGTCTGAGCAAGAAGTCACAGCACTCGAACAAAAC ATCATTCGACTTGAGGGTCAGGTGAGCCGCTATAAAACGTCTGCTGAGGCTGCAGAGAAAGTGGAAGATGAGCTAAAAGTGGAGAAACGGAAGTTGCAGAGAGAG CTGAGGTCTTCACTTGACCGTATCGATGAACTGGAAGCAAGCAACAGCCACCTTACGAAGAGACTAGAGAAGATGAAGGCCAATCGGAGTGCACTTCTGGCACAGCAGTGA
- the LOC113096872 gene encoding leucine-rich repeat flightless-interacting protein 2-like isoform X4 encodes MATQVTGRKRIPNREKLSAEDDALSQIAREAEARLAAKRAARAEAREIRMKELERQQKEISDDEERMSVGSRGSLRGNHTDLCSSTSSLPSARLQNGRPSALFNDPPRSRSHRGSLHEESSYSATRRFSGSSARGPSDYNGFLGSSSRASSRASSARASPVVEERSDFLEKGSRTASTLSAATLASLGGGLSRRGSCDTSISADTEASIREMKVILNLSNFILCYNDHVLYVISKFLFVCSQDSLVEVEEKYRKAMVSNAQLDNEKTNLMYQVDTLRDTLMELEEFLCETRRECEEKSRDFERERHAHNVLKFQFEEMKETLKQSEELLTEAQQSRGKQADYVKEIADLQETLEWKDKKIRALERQKEYSDINHDEREALRNEVCRLRDALKKHGIMQGSEVTANGELADRAIDGHAVAETASRLNQDSHTPTITGDSMLEIRLRKLVEERESLLDQVRKYKAIAEQTQKNGTEETGSTDEDDLKNGLDPHILDLQRDANRQISDLKFKLVKSEQEVTALEQNIIRLEGQVSRYKTSAEAAEKVEDELKVEKRKLQRELRSSLDRIDELEASNSHLTKRLEKMKANRSALLAQQ; translated from the exons ATGGCAACGCAAGTAACGGGGAGGAAAAGAATTCCCAACCGGGAGAAACTATCGGCGGAGGATGATGCTCTCAGTCAAATAGCTCGCGAG GCAGAGGCAAGACTGGCCGCTAAACGGGCAGCCCGGGCAGAAGCTCGAGAAATCCGTATGAAGGAATTGGAGAGACAACAGAAAGAG ATATCAGATGATGAGGAGCGGATGTCTGTTGGCAGTCGGGGCAGTTTGAGG GGCAACCACACAGATCTCTGCAGCAGCACCAGCAGTCTGCCTTCAGCCAGACTACAAAATGGACGG CCCTCTGCGCTTTTTAATGACCCCCCTCGTTCAAGAAGTCACAGG GGGTCACTGCATGAAGAGAGTTCTTACTCTGCCACTAGGCGTTTCAGTGGCTCCAGCGCTAGAGGC CCTTCAGACTATAATGGCTTTCTGGGCTCCAGTTCCAGGGCCTCTTCTAGGGCTAGTTCAGCCCGTGCCAGTCCAGTG GTGGAGGAAAGGTCAGATTTCCTGGAAAAG GGGTCCAGGACAGCCTCCACCCTCTCTGCTGCAACTCTAGCATCCCTTGGTGGAGGTTTATCACGAAGAGGAAGCTGTGATACCTCGATTTCAGCGGACACTGAGGCCTCCATACGGGAAATGAAGGTCATTTTGAatttatcaaattttattttgtgttataatGACCATGTTCTGTATGTAATTTCAAAATTTTTGTTTGTCTGCTCTCAGGACTccctggtggaggtggaggagaaATACCGTAAGGCAATGGTGTCCAATGCTCAGCTGGACAATGAGAAGACAAACCTGATGTATCAGGTGGACACACTGAGAGACACTCTGATGGAGCTGGAGGAATTTCTGTGTGAGACACGCAGAGAGTGTGAGGAGAAAAGCAGA GACTTCGAGCGAGAGCGTCATGCCCACAATGTCCTGAAGTTCCAGTTTGAGGAGATGAAGGAAACACTGAAACAGAGTGAAGAGTTGCTGACG GAAGCTCAACAGTCTCGTGGAAAGCAGGCAGACTATGTTAAAGAGATCGCTGACCTGCAAGAAACATTGgaatggaaagataaaaagatcCGG GCCTTAGAGAGGCAGAAGGAATATTCAGACATTAACCATGATGAACGGGAAGCACTCAGGAATGAAGTATGTCGGCTTAGGGATGCTCTAAAG aaacatggcatTATGCAGGGATCTGAGGTGACGGCCAATGGGGAGTTAGCAGACCGGGCGATTGATGGGCATGCTGTTGCGGAAACAGCCTCCCGATTGAATCAAGACTCTCACACGCCCACTATAACTGGAGACAGCATGTTAG AGATCAGATTGAGGAAGCtggtggaagagagagagagtttgctcGACCAG GTGCGGAAGTATAAAGCCATTGCAGAGCAGACCCAAAAGAATGGGACAGAAGAAACAGGAAGCACAGATGAAGATGACCTAAAGAATGGTCTGGACCCTCATATTCTAGATCTGCAGA GAGATGCTAACAGGCAGATCAGTGACCTGAAATTCAAGCTGGTCAAGTCTGAGCAAGAAGTCACAGCACTCGAACAAAAC ATCATTCGACTTGAGGGTCAGGTGAGCCGCTATAAAACGTCTGCTGAGGCTGCAGAGAAAGTGGAAGATGAGCTAAAAGTGGAGAAACGGAAGTTGCAGAGAGAG CTGAGGTCTTCACTTGACCGTATCGATGAACTGGAAGCAAGCAACAGCCACCTTACGAAGAGACTAGAGAAGATGAAGGCCAATCGGAGTGCACTTCTGGCACAGCAGTGA
- the LOC113096872 gene encoding leucine-rich repeat flightless-interacting protein 2-like isoform X2 yields the protein MATQVTGRKRIPNREKLSAEDDALSQIAREAEARLAAKRAARAEAREIRMKELERQQKEEDSERYSRHSRRHTSISDDEERMSVGSRGSLRGNHTDLCSSTSSLPSARLQNGRPSALFNDPPRSRSHRGSLHEESSYSATRRFSGSSARGPSDYNGFLGSSSRASSRASSARASPVVEERSDFLEKGSRTASTLSAATLASLGGGLSRRGSCDTSISADTEASIREMKVILNLSNFILCYNDHVLYVISKFLFVCSQDSLVEVEEKYRKAMVSNAQLDNEKTNLMYQVDTLRDTLMELEEFLCETRRECEEKSRDFERERHAHNVLKFQFEEMKETLKQSEELLTEAQQSRGKQADYVKEIADLQETLEWKDKKIRALERQKEYSDINHDEREALRNEVCRLRDALKKHGIMQGSEVTANGELADRAIDGHAVAETASRLNQDSHTPTITGDSMLEIRLRKLVEERESLLDQVRKYKAIAEQTQKNGTEETGSTDEDDLKNGLDPHILDLQRDANRQISDLKFKLVKSEQEVTALEQNIIRLEGQVSRYKTSAEAAEKVEDELKVEKRKLQRELRSSLDRIDELEASNSHLTKRLEKMKANRSALLAQQ from the exons ATGGCAACGCAAGTAACGGGGAGGAAAAGAATTCCCAACCGGGAGAAACTATCGGCGGAGGATGATGCTCTCAGTCAAATAGCTCGCGAG GCAGAGGCAAGACTGGCCGCTAAACGGGCAGCCCGGGCAGAAGCTCGAGAAATCCGTATGAAGGAATTGGAGAGACAACAGAAAGAG GAGGACAGTGAGCGGTATTCCCGCCACTCTCGGAGACATACCTCG ATATCAGATGATGAGGAGCGGATGTCTGTTGGCAGTCGGGGCAGTTTGAGG GGCAACCACACAGATCTCTGCAGCAGCACCAGCAGTCTGCCTTCAGCCAGACTACAAAATGGACGG CCCTCTGCGCTTTTTAATGACCCCCCTCGTTCAAGAAGTCACAGG GGGTCACTGCATGAAGAGAGTTCTTACTCTGCCACTAGGCGTTTCAGTGGCTCCAGCGCTAGAGGC CCTTCAGACTATAATGGCTTTCTGGGCTCCAGTTCCAGGGCCTCTTCTAGGGCTAGTTCAGCCCGTGCCAGTCCAGTG GTGGAGGAAAGGTCAGATTTCCTGGAAAAG GGGTCCAGGACAGCCTCCACCCTCTCTGCTGCAACTCTAGCATCCCTTGGTGGAGGTTTATCACGAAGAGGAAGCTGTGATACCTCGATTTCAGCGGACACTGAGGCCTCCATACGGGAAATGAAGGTCATTTTGAatttatcaaattttattttgtgttataatGACCATGTTCTGTATGTAATTTCAAAATTTTTGTTTGTCTGCTCTCAGGACTccctggtggaggtggaggagaaATACCGTAAGGCAATGGTGTCCAATGCTCAGCTGGACAATGAGAAGACAAACCTGATGTATCAGGTGGACACACTGAGAGACACTCTGATGGAGCTGGAGGAATTTCTGTGTGAGACACGCAGAGAGTGTGAGGAGAAAAGCAGA GACTTCGAGCGAGAGCGTCATGCCCACAATGTCCTGAAGTTCCAGTTTGAGGAGATGAAGGAAACACTGAAACAGAGTGAAGAGTTGCTGACG GAAGCTCAACAGTCTCGTGGAAAGCAGGCAGACTATGTTAAAGAGATCGCTGACCTGCAAGAAACATTGgaatggaaagataaaaagatcCGG GCCTTAGAGAGGCAGAAGGAATATTCAGACATTAACCATGATGAACGGGAAGCACTCAGGAATGAAGTATGTCGGCTTAGGGATGCTCTAAAG aaacatggcatTATGCAGGGATCTGAGGTGACGGCCAATGGGGAGTTAGCAGACCGGGCGATTGATGGGCATGCTGTTGCGGAAACAGCCTCCCGATTGAATCAAGACTCTCACACGCCCACTATAACTGGAGACAGCATGTTAG AGATCAGATTGAGGAAGCtggtggaagagagagagagtttgctcGACCAG GTGCGGAAGTATAAAGCCATTGCAGAGCAGACCCAAAAGAATGGGACAGAAGAAACAGGAAGCACAGATGAAGATGACCTAAAGAATGGTCTGGACCCTCATATTCTAGATCTGCAGA GAGATGCTAACAGGCAGATCAGTGACCTGAAATTCAAGCTGGTCAAGTCTGAGCAAGAAGTCACAGCACTCGAACAAAAC ATCATTCGACTTGAGGGTCAGGTGAGCCGCTATAAAACGTCTGCTGAGGCTGCAGAGAAAGTGGAAGATGAGCTAAAAGTGGAGAAACGGAAGTTGCAGAGAGAG CTGAGGTCTTCACTTGACCGTATCGATGAACTGGAAGCAAGCAACAGCCACCTTACGAAGAGACTAGAGAAGATGAAGGCCAATCGGAGTGCACTTCTGGCACAGCAGTGA